A DNA window from Enterobacter cloacae subsp. cloacae ATCC 13047 contains the following coding sequences:
- the aceF gene encoding pyruvate dehydrogenase complex dihydrolipoyllysine-residue acetyltransferase has protein sequence MAIEINVPDIGADEVEITEILVKVGDKVEAEQSLITVEGDKASMEVPSPQAGIVKEIKVSVGDKTETGKLIMIFDSADGAAAAAPAQEEKKDAPAAAAPAAAAAAKEVNVPDIGGDEVEVTEILVKVGDTVAAEQSLITVEGDKASMEVPAPFAGTVKEIKINTGDKVSTGSLIMIFEVAGAAPAAAPAQAAAPAPAAAPAAGGVKDVNVPDIGGDEVEVTEVMVKVGDKVAAEQSLITVEGDKASMEVPAPFAGTVKEIKISTGDKVSTGSLIMVFEVEGAAPAAAPAAAAAPAPAAAPAQAAKPAAPAAKAESKSEFAENDAYVHATPLIRRLAREFGVNLAKVKGTGRKGRILREDVQAYVKDAVKRAEAAPAAAAGGGIPGMLPWPKVDFSKFGEIEEVELGRIQKISGANLSRNWVMIPHVTHFDKTDITDLEAFRKQQNAEAEKRKLDVKFTPVVFIMKAVAAALEQMPRFNSSLSEDGQKLTLKKYINIGVAVDTPNGLVVPVFKDVNKKSITELSRELTTISKKARDGKLTAGEMQGGCFTISSIGGLGTTHFAPIVNAPEVAILGVSKSAMEPVWNGKEFVPRLMMPISLSFDHRVIDGADGARFITIINNMLSDIRRLVM, from the coding sequence CTCTATGGAAGTCCCGTCTCCTCAGGCTGGCATCGTTAAAGAGATCAAAGTCTCTGTTGGCGATAAAACCGAGACTGGCAAACTGATCATGATTTTCGATTCCGCCGACGGTGCAGCAGCTGCTGCACCTGCGCAGGAAGAGAAGAAAGACGCTCCGGCCGCCGCTGCTCCAGCAGCTGCCGCGGCAGCGAAAGAAGTTAACGTGCCTGACATCGGCGGTGACGAAGTTGAAGTCACTGAAATCCTGGTGAAAGTGGGCGATACCGTTGCAGCTGAGCAGTCTCTGATCACCGTAGAAGGCGATAAAGCGTCTATGGAAGTGCCGGCGCCGTTCGCGGGCACCGTTAAAGAGATCAAGATCAACACCGGTGACAAAGTGTCTACCGGCTCTCTGATCATGATCTTCGAAGTGGCGGGTGCTGCACCTGCCGCTGCGCCAGCTCAGGCTGCAGCTCCGGCTCCAGCGGCTGCACCAGCAGCAGGCGGCGTGAAAGACGTTAACGTTCCTGACATCGGCGGTGACGAAGTCGAAGTGACCGAAGTGATGGTGAAAGTGGGCGACAAAGTTGCCGCTGAACAGTCACTGATCACCGTTGAAGGCGACAAAGCCTCTATGGAAGTGCCTGCGCCGTTCGCGGGTACCGTTAAAGAGATCAAAATCAGCACCGGCGACAAAGTCTCTACCGGCTCTCTGATCATGGTCTTCGAAGTGGAAGGCGCTGCGCCTGCAGCCGCTCCGGCTGCCGCGGCTGCTCCAGCACCGGCTGCTGCACCGGCTCAGGCTGCTAAACCAGCGGCACCTGCTGCAAAAGCGGAAAGCAAATCTGAGTTCGCTGAAAACGACGCTTACGTCCACGCGACCCCGCTGATTCGTCGCCTGGCGCGCGAATTCGGCGTGAACCTGGCGAAAGTGAAAGGGACTGGCCGTAAAGGTCGTATCCTGCGCGAAGACGTTCAGGCTTATGTGAAAGACGCGGTGAAACGCGCTGAAGCTGCACCAGCTGCAGCCGCAGGCGGCGGTATCCCGGGCATGCTGCCATGGCCGAAAGTGGACTTCAGCAAGTTCGGTGAAATTGAAGAAGTGGAACTGGGCCGCATCCAGAAAATCTCTGGTGCTAACCTGAGCCGTAACTGGGTCATGATCCCGCACGTTACGCACTTCGACAAAACCGATATCACCGATCTGGAAGCGTTCCGTAAACAGCAGAACGCCGAAGCTGAGAAGCGTAAACTGGACGTGAAATTCACCCCAGTGGTCTTCATCATGAAAGCCGTTGCCGCTGCCCTGGAGCAGATGCCACGCTTCAACAGCTCCCTGTCCGAAGATGGCCAGAAGCTGACGCTGAAGAAATACATCAACATCGGTGTTGCGGTTGATACGCCAAATGGTCTGGTTGTTCCGGTCTTCAAAGACGTGAATAAGAAGAGCATCACTGAGCTGTCCCGTGAACTGACCACCATCTCCAAAAAAGCGCGTGATGGTAAGCTGACTGCCGGCGAAATGCAGGGCGGTTGCTTCACTATCTCCAGCATCGGCGGCCTGGGTACTACCCACTTCGCACCGATTGTTAACGCGCCGGAAGTGGCTATCCTCGGTGTGTCCAAGTCCGCGATGGAGCCGGTGTGGAATGGCAAAGAGTTCGTGCCGCGTCTGATGATGCCAATCTCTCTGTCCTTCGACCACCGCGTGATCGACGGTGCTGATGGTGCGCGTTTCATCACCATCATCAACAACATGCTGAGTGACATTCGCCGCCTGGTGATGTAA